Proteins encoded together in one Orrella marina window:
- a CDS encoding NarK family nitrate/nitrite MFS transporter — MPSNVLTRWEPEDKTFWESEGKRIAYRNLYISIPALMLAFSVWMLWSVVVVNLPKAGFDLTKNQMFWLTALPALSGATLRIFYSFLVPIFGGRRWTAISTASLLIPAIGMGFALRDPSTSYPTLLVLALLCGLGGGNFSSSMSNISFFFPKASKGLATGLNAGIGNLGVSIVQFVTPLVISIGMFGALGGGGHSITATDGTTQTIWLQNAGFIWVPFIVLATIASWFGMHDIASAKASFADQAIIFKRKHNWLMCWLYLGTFGSFIGFSAGLALLTQSQFPGINPTTYAFLGPLVGAAVRPVGGWVSDKLGGARVTFWTFLLMILAVLGVMFFLPDGQGSGNFYGFLTMFIILFALTGIGNGSTFRMIPVIFLQERQQSAAKDPESQRRATLEGGKEAAAVLGFTGAMGAYGGFFIPKTFGTSIDLTGAPHAALATFIAFYASCLLVTWFWYSRRNAPMPC; from the coding sequence ATGCCCTCAAACGTACTGACCCGCTGGGAACCGGAAGACAAAACCTTCTGGGAATCCGAAGGCAAGCGGATAGCCTACCGGAATCTGTATATCTCCATCCCGGCGCTGATGCTGGCCTTCAGCGTCTGGATGCTCTGGTCAGTGGTGGTTGTCAATCTGCCCAAAGCAGGCTTTGATCTGACCAAGAACCAGATGTTCTGGCTGACCGCCCTGCCCGCCCTGTCCGGTGCCACACTACGAATCTTCTATTCGTTTCTGGTTCCGATATTTGGCGGGCGCCGCTGGACCGCGATCTCGACGGCCAGTCTGTTGATTCCCGCCATTGGGATGGGGTTCGCCTTGCGTGACCCCTCTACCAGCTACCCAACCCTGCTGGTGCTGGCCCTGCTATGCGGTCTGGGAGGAGGCAACTTCAGTTCCTCCATGTCCAACATCAGCTTTTTCTTTCCCAAAGCCAGCAAGGGACTGGCGACCGGGTTGAATGCCGGTATCGGCAACCTCGGCGTCTCGATCGTCCAGTTTGTCACACCGCTGGTGATCTCGATTGGCATGTTCGGCGCACTCGGCGGTGGCGGGCACAGCATCACGGCTACTGACGGGACGACCCAGACCATCTGGCTGCAGAACGCCGGCTTCATCTGGGTGCCATTCATCGTGCTGGCAACGATTGCATCATGGTTCGGCATGCATGACATTGCCTCGGCCAAGGCCTCGTTTGCGGATCAGGCCATCATCTTCAAACGAAAACACAACTGGCTGATGTGCTGGCTCTATCTCGGCACTTTTGGTTCATTCATCGGGTTCTCGGCAGGCCTCGCGCTTTTGACCCAGTCACAGTTTCCCGGTATCAACCCGACCACCTACGCATTTCTGGGACCACTCGTCGGTGCTGCCGTCCGTCCGGTGGGTGGCTGGGTGTCGGACAAGCTGGGCGGAGCACGTGTGACTTTCTGGACATTCCTTCTGATGATTCTGGCTGTGCTGGGAGTGATGTTCTTCTTGCCAGACGGACAGGGTAGCGGCAACTTCTACGGATTCCTGACGATGTTCATCATACTGTTCGCACTCACAGGCATCGGCAACGGCTCAACCTTCCGGATGATCCCGGTGATCTTTCTGCAAGAGCGCCAGCAATCCGCCGCCAAGGACCCGGAATCCCAACGTCGCGCAACACTCGAGGGTGGCAAGGAAGCCGCAGCCGTGCTTGGTTTTACGGGTGCCATGGGGGCATACGGCGGATTCTTCATCCCCAAGACCTTCGGCACGTCCATTGATCTCACGGGCGCCCCGCACGCCGCACTCGCAACCTTCATTGCTTTTTACGCGTCCTGCCTGCTCGTAACCTGGTTCTGGTACTCGCGCCGCAACGCCCCCATGCCCTGCTAA